A part of Corynebacterium afermentans subsp. lipophilum genomic DNA contains:
- a CDS encoding lytic transglycosylase domain-containing protein has product MSAARRVARGCGCAGVLVAAAAVVMVVALVAWLIAAFSSPDRHEPLQPVPTTMPPPAAAAPPPIDVHGPGRTSDLLFDWSQDIGNATNVPGQAIRAYANAALIAAESWPACNLQWNTLAGIGWVETRHGTYTGHFNNSQLNQDGYPEPPIIGPKLDGDGFAHVTDTDQGAFDNDPEFDRAVGPMQFIPESWARYGRDANGDGHPDPQQIDDAALGAANLLCNSGGATRDLATEEGWRQAIFAYNQSNDYVAKVRDAAANYAMNQPAHR; this is encoded by the coding sequence ATGTCAGCAGCCAGGCGAGTAGCGCGCGGGTGCGGCTGCGCGGGTGTGCTCGTCGCGGCCGCCGCCGTGGTGATGGTGGTCGCGCTGGTGGCGTGGCTCATCGCCGCGTTTTCCTCCCCGGACCGCCACGAGCCGCTGCAGCCGGTGCCCACCACCATGCCGCCGCCGGCAGCCGCGGCGCCCCCGCCTATCGACGTCCACGGCCCCGGCCGCACCTCCGACCTGCTCTTTGACTGGTCGCAGGATATCGGCAACGCCACCAACGTCCCCGGCCAGGCCATCCGCGCATACGCCAACGCCGCCCTGATCGCCGCCGAGTCCTGGCCTGCCTGCAACCTGCAGTGGAACACGCTCGCCGGCATCGGTTGGGTGGAAACGCGCCACGGCACGTACACGGGCCACTTCAACAACTCCCAGTTAAACCAGGACGGCTACCCGGAGCCGCCGATCATTGGCCCGAAGCTCGACGGCGACGGCTTCGCCCACGTCACCGACACCGACCAAGGCGCCTTCGATAACGACCCCGAGTTCGACCGCGCCGTGGGCCCGATGCAGTTCATTCCCGAGTCGTGGGCGCGCTACGGTCGCGACGCCAACGGCGACGGCCACCCGGACCCGCAGCAGATCGACGACGCCGCCCTCGGCGCCGCGAACCTGCTGTGCAACTCCGGCGGCGCCACGCGCGACTTGGCCACGGAGGAGGGCTGGCGCCAGGCCATTTTCGCCTACAACCAGTCCAACGACTACGTGGCCAAAGTCCGCGACGCCGCGGCGAACTACGCCATGAACCAACCGGCGCACCGCTAG